From Microcebus murinus isolate Inina chromosome 13, M.murinus_Inina_mat1.0, whole genome shotgun sequence, the proteins below share one genomic window:
- the RB1 gene encoding retinoblastoma-associated protein isoform X2 translates to MVCNSDRVLKRSAEGSNPPKPLKKLRFDIEGSDEGNGSKHLPGESKFQQKLAEMTSTRTRMQKQKMNDSMDTSNTEEN, encoded by the exons ATGGTATGTAACAGCGACCGTGTGCTCAAAAGAAGTGCTGAAGGAAGCAACCCTCCTAAACCACTGAAAAAACTACGCTTTGATATTGAAGGATCAGATGAAGGAAATGGAAG tAAACATCTCCCAGGGGAGTCCAAATTTCAACAGAAACTGGCAGAAATGA CATCTACTCGAACACGAAtgcaaaagcagaaaatgaatgatAGCATGGATACCTCAAATACGGAAGAAAATTGA